Proteins from a single region of Cytophagaceae bacterium:
- a CDS encoding Na+ dependent nucleoside transporter — protein sequence MGRYTGILGIIALLGIAYLLSSNRKAINFKVVGIGLLAQLILAFGVLKVPVVEKAFNFVGGIFVQVLNFTRAGSEFLLGNMMNVKSFGYVFLFQVIPTIIFFSALTSLLFYLGVIQVVVKGFAKVLTKLLAVSGAEGLCVAGNIFLGQTEAPLMIKAYLEKMNRSEILLVMIAGMATLAGGVLAAYIGFLGNGDPVAEAEYARHLLAASVMAAPGAIVVSKILYPQTEIIDTSVTVTKDKIGSNMLDAIATGTTEGLKLAANVAAMLLVFIAFIAMINYLMGDVIGSYTGLNDLIAANTPYKKFSLEFVLGTVFSPLMWLIGVAREDMMLMGQLLGIKLAASEFVGYVQLAELKNTANALHFTDKKSVVMATYMLCGFANFASIGIQIGGIGSLAPGQRKTLSEFGIKAVIGGSMASLLSATFAGLLY from the coding sequence ATGGGAAGATATACAGGAATTTTGGGCATCATAGCCTTGTTAGGAATAGCATATTTGTTATCAAGCAACCGCAAAGCCATTAATTTTAAGGTAGTTGGTATTGGACTTCTTGCACAGTTGATACTTGCTTTTGGTGTTTTAAAAGTCCCGGTTGTGGAAAAAGCCTTCAACTTTGTGGGTGGCATTTTTGTTCAGGTTTTAAATTTTACCAGGGCAGGAAGTGAATTTTTGCTCGGTAATATGATGAACGTAAAAAGTTTCGGTTACGTTTTTCTTTTTCAGGTGATTCCAACTATTATTTTCTTTTCAGCTCTTACTTCTCTGTTGTTTTATTTGGGTGTTATTCAGGTCGTGGTGAAAGGATTCGCAAAAGTTTTGACCAAACTGCTGGCTGTTTCCGGAGCCGAAGGATTATGTGTAGCAGGAAATATTTTTCTGGGTCAAACCGAGGCCCCTCTTATGATCAAGGCATATCTTGAAAAAATGAACCGTTCTGAAATTCTTTTGGTAATGATAGCCGGTATGGCCACTTTGGCGGGTGGAGTTTTAGCAGCATATATTGGTTTTTTAGGCAATGGCGATCCCGTAGCTGAAGCTGAGTATGCCCGTCATTTGCTGGCAGCCTCAGTTATGGCTGCTCCTGGTGCAATTGTTGTCTCAAAAATATTGTATCCCCAGACAGAAATTATCGATACATCGGTGACAGTCACCAAAGATAAAATCGGTTCCAATATGCTCGATGCTATTGCGACGGGTACAACGGAAGGGCTTAAGCTTGCTGCCAATGTGGCGGCTATGTTATTGGTATTTATTGCATTTATTGCAATGATAAATTATTTAATGGGAGATGTAATTGGCTCCTATACCGGTTTAAATGATTTGATTGCGGCTAATACTCCATATAAAAAGTTCTCGTTGGAATTTGTTCTGGGTACTGTTTTTTCTCCTCTGATGTGGTTGATTGGGGTTGCCAGAGAAGATATGATGCTGATGGGGCAATTGTTAGGAATCAAATTGGCTGCATCAGAGTTTGTAGGATATGTGCAGTTGGCTGAACTTAAAAACACCGCCAATGCTCTGCATTTTACAGATAAGAAATCTGTAGTTATGGCTACCTATATGCTTTGTGGTTTCGCAAATTTTGCTTCAATTGGAATACAGATTGGGGGAATAGGATCACTTGCTCCCGGACAAAGAAAGACACTTTCTGAGTTTGGAATCAAAGCTGTAATAGGTGGCAGTATGGCTTCTTTACTTTCAGCTACCTTTGCGGGGCTGCTGTACTGA
- a CDS encoding DUF2442 domain-containing protein produces MLPEIREVTVKDDFIVVCLSDERIVMIPIHWSKKLYDADLNQRKNFVFNDYFIFWDKLDEIIGIKNIIYGQKLWLNN; encoded by the coding sequence ATGCTTCCTGAAATCAGGGAAGTCACTGTAAAAGACGATTTTATAGTAGTTTGTCTTAGTGATGAAAGGATTGTTATGATTCCTATCCATTGGTCTAAAAAACTATATGATGCCGATTTGAATCAAAGGAAAAACTTTGTTTTCAACGATTATTTTATTTTTTGGGATAAGTTAGATGAAATTATAGGAATAAAAAATATTATATATGGTCAAAAACTGTGGCTAAATAATTGA
- a CDS encoding nuclear transport factor 2 family protein: MKTVTRTDSVTSLTRKGTCVEFFSAYQDHDYQRMINLCTPNADVNFTPLGAGGVGKVSELGKALWSGLMDAFPDIDNTIDSFVENGDELTCNVSIFGTQAKEFSGIPSKGLKFENDHIFVFRFDDDDKISSIIISWDHDSFQRQLSH; this comes from the coding sequence ATGAAAACAGTAACAAGAACAGACAGCGTGACATCACTCACCAGAAAGGGCACTTGCGTGGAATTTTTCTCGGCTTATCAAGATCATGACTATCAAAGAATGATTAACCTTTGCACTCCAAACGCAGATGTGAATTTTACACCATTAGGAGCGGGTGGTGTTGGTAAGGTTTCAGAACTTGGAAAAGCTTTGTGGTCAGGCCTTATGGATGCTTTTCCAGATATCGACAATACCATAGATTCCTTTGTAGAAAACGGCGATGAGTTGACTTGCAATGTGTCGATTTTTGGTACACAGGCCAAAGAATTTTCCGGGATACCCTCTAAAGGCCTGAAATTTGAAAATGACCATATTTTCGTGTTCCGTTTTGATGATGATGATAAAATTAGCTCAATCATAATCAGCTGGGATCATGATAGTTTTCAAAGACAATTGAGTCATTGA